The Vreelandella piezotolerans genomic interval CGTTTGAGGTGAATGTTACCGTTAGTAATCGCCGCGAGCCGATAGCGCTCGGCGAGCGCCGAGAGCAGCCCGGCCGCTTCAGGGTGCGGGGTGACCTGCACACGCAGACGGTGGAACTCGTTCATAGCGGCAGCGGCCCATAGTAGCGCGGCGCTACGTGCCAAGCCGCTCTCCTCCAACTGGGCCTCCAGCGCCCGCAGACGCAACCACGTGAAGTCGCCACGTCGTTCGGGCACCTGGTGGGCCCACTGCTGGCGACGCTGTAAATAGTCTTCTACCCCCTCCTCGTAGGTGAGTGGCAGCGGTGCCTCCTGACGCGCCGACCGCCACGCGGTGAGCGCTTCCAGCAACCAGCGGTAGTGCCCTTCCTCGGTTTTCAACATCACGCCCTGGTTGTCCCACAGGGTGTCGTCCAAATCAAAGGTGATGGCGTCTAACGTGATCATGATTCACTCCCACTGGGGCGGCGTTTGGCGCGGGGATGCGCGGCATCGTAGCTCTCGGCAAGATGCTGCCAATCCAGCCGCGTGTACACTTGGGTCGTCGATAGATTGGCGTGGCCCAACAGCTCCTGCACAGCGCGCAAGTCCTGGCTGGACTCCAGCAGATGGCTGGCAAAAGAGTGGCGCAGGCGGTGGGGGTGAAGGTGTTCGGGGAGGCCGCGCATCACTGACAGTTGCGCCAAGCGTTTCTGAATCGCCCGATGGCCCAACCGCTGCCCGCGCTGCCCGACGAACAGTGCCGTTTCAGCACTGTCTACCCAACTGGCCCGGCAGGCGAGCCACGCGGTGAGCGCCTGCTGGGCACGCCGTCCCACCGGCACTTGGCGAGGCTTACTGCCTTTACCCATCACCCGCACATGGTTGGCCGCCAAGTGATTCACGTCCAGCGCCGCGAGCTCTGCTAAACGCAGACCGCTGGAGTAGAAAAGCTCCAACATGGCCTGGTCACGAAGCGAGAGCGGCGAGCCGTCGTGGGGAGTGTCCAGAAAGCGCGACAGCGCGTCTACGTCCAACGGTTTGGGCAGGTGGCTGGGCTGCTTGGGGGTGCGCAACAGTTGAATCGGGTTATCCACCAGCACATGGCGTTCTACCAAGGCATCGGCGAAACGCGACAGTGCCGCGCGACGGCGGGCCAGCGTTCGGGGCGCCAGCCCCCGGCTACGCTCGGTACCGAGGAAAGCTCTTGCCAGCGTCGTGTCCAGCGCGCTGGCCTGAGTCACGCCGCGCTGGTCAGCAAACTGACAAAACGCCGCCAGATCCTGGCGGTAAGCCGCCACCGTTGCGGGACTGGCGTGAGTCGCCAGTTGCGCTAGGTACTCTTCAACGGCGTTTGTCAGCGTCGCTTGGCTAGCCATGCTGCTCCACGCCGTGGGGGGCTAATCGCAGCAGCAGGCGCGCGACGATATCGCCCAGGTACTCGGTAAATAGCGTATCCATGCTGGCGCGATAGCTGTCGGGGTCGGGGCTTGCAAGCAGCAAATAGCCTAGCGGCTCTCCGGCCGAGAGTCGCGTGATGGCACAGGAGCCCGCCTTGCGGGGCGCTTTGGTATGGGGCAGCAGACACTTCCAGTCGCTGACGCTTAGCTTGGCGCAGCGGCTGGTTCGACCATCCAGCAGCGCTGCCAAGCGGGCGCTGGCGTGCTGATCCAGCACGTGGCGCGGTGGCTGAGGCGGCGCCGGTTCCGCATCGCTCAACGAGGCGGGGCACCACAACGCCATCGCGGGGGTTTGAAAACGCTCGCTCAACTGCGTCGCCAGCGCTTGAGCGAGGGCATCGCGGTCTTCCGCTTCGACCAAGCTGAGCAGCGTCTCCCGCAGTCGGCGGTACTGCGACTCATTGTGCCGCGCGGTTTCCAACAAATGCTCAAGCCGCCCTTCCGCCGTTTCGGCGCGCTGGCGAAGGTCGATCACCAGACGCTCTAATAGCGATACGGCGCCTTCGATATGCGGATGCGGCACTTTGAGTTGCTGCAGCAGCCCTTCACGACCAATGAAAAAATCGGGGTGTCGGGCCAGCCAAAACGCTACTTGATCCGGATCGAGCGTTTTACGCGGCTCAGGAGCTTGAGACATCGCCGTTCTCCTCGCATTAGTTGAGTGATACCCGACCGTCAAACACCCGCGTGGCGGGGCCCACCATGACCAGCGACGCCTCAGGGCCCGGCCACTCGATGCTGAGTTGCCCGCCGGGCAAATGCACTTTCACCGGACTCTTCAAAAGACCCTGACGAATACCGCTGGCCACCGCCGCACAGGCACCGGTGCCGCAGGCCAGGGTTTCACCGCTGCCTCGTTCGAATACCCGCAGGCGAATTTCGCTGGGCGAGACCACCTGCATGAAGCCCACGTTGACCCGCTTGGGAAAGCGCGGGTGCGCCTCCAACAGTGGCCCCAGGCGCTCCACCGGCGCGCTATCGACATTCTCGACCTGGAGAACCGCATGGGGGTTGCCCATGGAAACCACACCAATCTGCAGCGTCTCACCGTCGGCTTCCAGCTCGTGCAGCGGCTGGTCACCCGGCGCCTCGAAAGGCAGCGCGGTTGGGTTGAAGCGCGGCCTGCCCATGTCCACGCGTACCATGCCGTCGTGCTGTACGTGGAGCACCAGCGGGCCTCCGGCGGTTTCGACGTGGATGTCATGCTTGTGGGTCAAGCGCTGGTCGCGCACGAAGCGGGCAAAGCAGCGCGCGCCGTTGCCACAGTTCTCCACTTCGCTACCGTCGGCGTTGTAGATACGGTAGCGAAAATCCATGTCCGGATCGCGGGGCGGTTCGACGATCAGCAGCTGGTCGAAGCCAATGCCGAAGCGCCGGTCCGCCAGCTGGCGAATCTGCTCGTCGCGCAGGCGCGCCCGCTGGGTGACCAGATCCACCACCATGAAGTCGTTGCCCAAACCGTGCATTTTAGTGAAGTGCAGCAGCATCAGCGCGCTCCTTCGGGCAGCAGCGCCTCGCCGGCCCACAGGCTTTCCAGCGCTTCCCGAGCGCGCACCACGTGAAAGGTATCACCATCCACCATCACTTCGGGGGGACGGGGACGGCTATTGTAATTGGATGCCATGACGAAGCCGTAAGCACCGGCGGAGCGCACCGCCAACAGATCGCCCTCGGCAATCGCCAGCTCGCGCTCCTTGCCCAGGAAGTCGCCCGTTTCGCACACCGGCCCTACCACGTCGTAGGTGGCGGTGTCCCGTGCTTGGCGGGTGTCCACCGGCACGATCGCCTGCCACGCCTGGTACAGCGCTGGGCGAATCAAGTCGTTCATGGCCGCATCGACGATGGCAAAGTTCTTGGTCTCGCCAGGTTTCAAAAACTCGACGCGGGTGAGCATCAGCCCAGCGTTGGCGGCGATGGAGCGGCCCGGCTCGAACAGCAGCGTCAACGTTTCACCGCCTTCCCAGCGGGAGAGGCGCGCCAACAGCTGGCTGGCGTAGTCGAACGGCTGGGGTGGCTTCTCGTCGCGGTAGGGCACGCCCAGGCCACCGCCTAAATCGAGGTGGTCGATCTC includes:
- a CDS encoding HAD family hydrolase, with product MITLDAITFDLDDTLWDNQGVMLKTEEGHYRWLLEALTAWRSARQEAPLPLTYEEGVEDYLQRRQQWAHQVPERRGDFTWLRLRALEAQLEESGLARSAALLWAAAAMNEFHRLRVQVTPHPEAAGLLSALAERYRLAAITNGNIHLKRQPLAAHFPVAIAAGELLAPKPDPKPFLTALERLNTVPRRAMHVGDSWQEDVLPAQQLGMHAAWVAERGDQALPERVHRIAHVKELPELIAWLERQA
- a CDS encoding tyrosine recombinase XerC, producing MASQATLTNAVEEYLAQLATHASPATVAAYRQDLAAFCQFADQRGVTQASALDTTLARAFLGTERSRGLAPRTLARRRAALSRFADALVERHVLVDNPIQLLRTPKQPSHLPKPLDVDALSRFLDTPHDGSPLSLRDQAMLELFYSSGLRLAELAALDVNHLAANHVRVMGKGSKPRQVPVGRRAQQALTAWLACRASWVDSAETALFVGQRGQRLGHRAIQKRLAQLSVMRGLPEHLHPHRLRHSFASHLLESSQDLRAVQELLGHANLSTTQVYTRLDWQHLAESYDAAHPRAKRRPSGSES
- a CDS encoding DUF484 family protein, with the translated sequence MSQAPEPRKTLDPDQVAFWLARHPDFFIGREGLLQQLKVPHPHIEGAVSLLERLVIDLRQRAETAEGRLEHLLETARHNESQYRRLRETLLSLVEAEDRDALAQALATQLSERFQTPAMALWCPASLSDAEPAPPQPPRHVLDQHASARLAALLDGRTSRCAKLSVSDWKCLLPHTKAPRKAGSCAITRLSAGEPLGYLLLASPDPDSYRASMDTLFTEYLGDIVARLLLRLAPHGVEQHG
- the dapF gene encoding diaminopimelate epimerase, producing the protein MLLHFTKMHGLGNDFMVVDLVTQRARLRDEQIRQLADRRFGIGFDQLLIVEPPRDPDMDFRYRIYNADGSEVENCGNGARCFARFVRDQRLTHKHDIHVETAGGPLVLHVQHDGMVRVDMGRPRFNPTALPFEAPGDQPLHELEADGETLQIGVVSMGNPHAVLQVENVDSAPVERLGPLLEAHPRFPKRVNVGFMQVVSPSEIRLRVFERGSGETLACGTGACAAVASGIRQGLLKSPVKVHLPGGQLSIEWPGPEASLVMVGPATRVFDGRVSLN